GCTGCCTGAGGCTGTGGAGCAGGTGTCCGATCATTGTCTACTGCAGCGACGATTTCAACGCCATCTGCCAGTTTCTTATTTGACATGATCACTGCATCTGCACCTAGCTCTTCTTTCACTTCTTTCAAAGCGGTACGCATATCTTTTGCAAAAAAACGTTTAATTTTCATGGTCAGCCCCTTCTAGTCCTCTACTGTCCAACTGAGCTCACTATCTTGATTTGCCTCTCATCCGGTACTTCTTGATATGACATCACTCTCAGTCCCGGTATGGTGTGTTTTACAAATCTTGATAGCACACTTCTTAACATACCTGAGGTTAATAAGATGGACGGCTCGCCGAGCATTTCTTGCGTTTGATGGGCTTCTCTTAATGAACCTTGAAGCCGCTCTGCAAGGCCTGGCTCTATGCCTGCCCCCTCATCACCTGCGTTCTGTAGAGACTTATGCAACATCTGTTCCAACTCAGGCGCCAATGTTATGACAGGGATTTCTTCAGCCCCACCTACCGCATCCTGAACGATCAGTCGACGCAGTGAAATACGTACTGCAGCCGTCAGTACATCCGGGTCCTGACTGCGTGGGCCGTACTCAACCAGGGTCTGAACAATAGAGCGCATGTCACGAATTGCAACACCTTCATTCAGCAAGTTTTGCAGTACTTTCACAATCGTAGTGAGTGGCAGGATATCTGGTACCAGACCTTCAACCAGACGAGGGTGACTCTTAGCCAGCATATCAAGCAGATTCTGTACCTCTTCATGCCCCAGCAGTAGAGACGCGTTATTGGTCAACAGCTGACTGATATGTGTCGCCACGACCGTCGCTGCGTCCACCACTGTGTAGCCCAAAGAATGTGCTTCATCTTTTTGCTCTGGTTTGATCCATACCGCTTCCAGGCCAAACGCAGGATCTTTGGTCGCCACACCATTAATTGGACCAAACACCTGACCTGGGTTGATGGCCAGCTCATCACCATGCTTCAGTTCACCATCACCGGATCCTACCCCCATTAAAGTGATACGATATGCATTTGGGTCCAGCTCCAGGTTATCGCGGATGTGGACAGGCGGAACCAAAAAGCCCAGTTCCTGAGATAGCTTTTTACGTACCCCTTTGATGCGGTTTAACAGCTCACCACCTTGCGACTGATCAACCAGCGGGATCAGGCGATAGCCCACTTCGAGACCAATCACATCGACCGGCTGTACATCATCCCAACCCAGCTCTTTTTGTTCTTGCTGCTGAGAGGCAACCGCGCCACCTTTTGATTCTTCAGCTTCCTGCTCTTGTGCTTTAATTTTTTGTTGATGCGAGTAATAAGCCAGATATCCGATCAGGGCACCCAGACCGAGGAAGGCAACATGAGGCATGCCAGGTACGAGTCCCATAACAATCAGGATCCCCGCAGCGATAGACAAAGATTTCTCATTGCCCAGCTGCTGTGTCATTTGCTCACCCATGTTGTGCGATTCATTCTGACGCGTCACCACAATCGCAGTACCAATCGACAGTAACAGTGAAGGAAGCTGGGCGACCAGGCCGTCACCTATGGTCAAAAGGGTGTACACTTCCATAGCTCGGCCAAATGACAGATCATGCTGCACCATGCCGACAAACAAGCCGCCAATGATGTTAATTGCCAGGATAACGATGCCTGCGATGGCGTCCCCTTTTACGAATTTACTGGCACCATCCATCGAACCATAGAAGTCGGCCTCGCGGGTTACTTCTTCACGTCTGGTTCTGGCTTCGTCTGCGGAGATAAATCCGGCATTCAAATCTGCGTCAATCGCCATCTGTTTACCCGGCATTGCATCCAGGGTAAAACGTGCAGATACTTCAGAGATACGGCCAGCACCTTTGGTGATAACCACAAAGTTAATGATGATTAGGATCAGGAAGACCACCAGACCAACCGCATAGTTACCGCCAATCACAACGGAACCGAATGCTTCGATCACTTTACCGGCTGCGTCACCGCCGTTATGACCCTCCAACAAAACCACCCGGGTACTGGCAACGTTCAGTGCCAGTCGCAAAATGGTCGCAATCAGCAGCACAGATGGAAACATACCGAATTCAAGCGGCTTCATGGTGTAAACCGTCACCAGCAGAACCACCAGGGCCAGTGCGATATTGAATGAGAATAAGATATCGAGCAAAAATGGCGGCATAGGCAGGACCACCATGCCCAATGCAGCCAGGACCAGTACCGGTGTACCGACCCCTTTGGCATATTCTTTTTTATCTCGATTAACCTGCTGTAAAACCGCTTTAAAATCCATAACTTACAAACCACAAATTATTGACGCAGTTACATTAGAGCAAGTTTAATACCAACTAGCCTAGTGTTTCAGTTCATCCGGAATGGGCAGGTCTTTCTTTAATTCAACCGGGCGCTTACCACGACCCTTGTTAAATTTCTTCAATTGAAACACGTAGGCCAGCACCTGGGCCACGGCGGTGAATAGTTTTTGTGGGATTTGGTCGCCCACTTCAGTTGTATGATACAAAGAGCGGGTTAAAACAGGTGATTCAACAATGGGGACTTCGTTCCCTTTGGCAATTTTACGGATCTGCATAGCCAATTCATCAACGCCTTTGGCGATCACCATGGGCGCGCCCGCTTTTTCTGTGTCGTATTTTAGCGCCACAGAGTAGTGTGTCGGGTTGGTGACCACCACATCGGCATCAGGCACTTCCTGCATCATCCGCCGTTGTGACATTTCACGCTGTGTGCGCCGAATACGGGCTTTGATCTGAGGATCACCTTCCGAGTTTTTATACTCATCTTTGACCTCTTGCAGCGTCATCTTAAGCTGTTTGTGGTGATTGTAACTCTGATATGGCGCATCAATGGCCGAGATAATGATCATGGTGCAACTCAGCGCCAGAAACATCCAGGCCAGAATTTCCAGGGAGTGCATAATGCTGCCCGGGATTTGCTCGATACTGAGATGCAGTATTTCGTAAAAGAATACCTTAATAAGCAATATCGCAAACCCGGCCACCAGTACAAACTTGAGGATCGATTTGACCAATTCCACCGCGGCCTGAGGCCCAAACATCCGTTTGATGCCTTTCATTGGGGACATTTTACTTGGCTTGGGTGCCGCGGCTTGCCAGCTAAAGTTAAAGCCGCCTAACAGAGTATTACCAATGATCCCCGCAACCATAATGATCAACACAAACATACTCAGCGGAAAAATGATTTCAGAAAATGCATCCCCCCAGACAGAAAACATTTTGGTGGTGTCATAAGTTTCATTGCGATTCAGCGTAAACATTCGACCCATCATGTTATACAACCCCTTGGCAATATCCGGGCCGTATAGCAGCAATGAAACGGCAGAAAATATGAGCACAAATGTTGTACCCAACTCCTTTGAACGGGCAACCTGGCCTTTCTTACGGGCATCCGATATTTTCTTGTCTGTGGGTTCTTCCGTACGTTCCTGACCAGAATCTTCCGCCATCGTTTTGCTCCCGCTACTCGATTACACCGTGCAACCAATCAGGTTACACATTAATTCTGTCATTTTCAGCCACTGAAACTCGTATTGGATCACAAAGTTCCCCATCGTTGCCCAGATGATCAACAAACCCGATACCATGGTAAAGGCAAACCCCACAGAGAAAATGTTCATCTGCGGTGCAGCACGCGTCATGATGCCGAATGATAGGTTGATCAACAGCATGGCGGTGAGCGGTGCCAGAGATAATGCCAACGCAGTCGCAAACAGCCAGCTGCCCCAGGTCACAATCTGCCAATAATTATCAACCACCCACCAGCTGCCATCAATGGGCCAGCTCTGAAAACTATACACCACCATCTTGATCATCATCAGGTGACCATTAAAAACAAAAAACAACAATGTCGCCAAGATCAGATAAAACTGACCGACGGCCGGTACACTCAAGCCATTGGCCGGATCGACCACGGAGGCAAACCCTAGCCCCGTTTGCATTGCCAGAATCTGACCCGCGACAATAAACGTATTTAGCAGCAGAATAGAAGCAAACCCGATTGAGACCCCGATTATAATTTCATGCATCACCACCAGTACCATAGCGAAAGAAAATAAGTCGGTGAACTGGGTCTGAGGGATAGCCGGAACAACCGCTACAGTCACAACTACTGACATAGCAAGCTTAATACGGGTTGGGACACTCTGTGCCCCTAAACCTGCCATTATCATAATCATCGAGCTGATCCTGATAAACGGCAACATATAGTCACTGAGCGCCTGAATAATGAGTTCGAAGGGGTACTCCATGGCACGTTACCCTGCGATTTCGGGGATCTGAAGCACCAACTGGTTGAAAAAATCCATCAGCACCTGAGTCATCCAGTGGCCACCGAAAATCAGGGCCACAATGGTGACGATAAGTCTGGGCAGAAAGCTTAAGGTTTGTTCGTTGATCGAGGTTGCCGCCTGGAACACCGCCACAACCAGACCTATCATCAGGCCTGGCAGTACAATGGCGGTCACCAGTTTAATAACAATAAAAAGCGAATCACTCAGAATATCGACAAAAACTTCTGGTTCCATGTCACACTCCTAAGCCAAAGCTGCGAGCCAGGGTACCCATGATCAGAGACCAGCCATCGACCAGCACAAACAACATAATCTTAAAAGGCAAGGCCACTATCATAGGTGATAGCATCATCATACCCATCGCCATCAGTACACTGGCAACCACCAGATCCACGATCAGGAAAGGGATGAAAAACATAAAGCCAATGATGAAGGCGGTTTGCAGTTCACTGGTCACAAACGCCGGAATAATGACCACAAACGGGGTATCCTCAGGGCTATCCAGTTTATCGTAACCTGCTATTTTCGCGAATGTTTCTAAATCCTTTATCCGCGTTTGCGATAACATAAACGCTTTGATCGGTTCCTTAGCTTGCTCAAGCGCCTGAATTGACGTCAACTCTTCATTTAAATAAGGCTGCACCGCACGATCATTAATCTGGTTAAAGATAGGAGCCATAATAAAAAAGGTCAGGAACAAAGACATCCCCACCAATACCTGGTTAGACGGCGATTGCTGCAAGCCAATCGCCTGACGCAGGATCGCCAGTACCACGATAATACGGGTAAAAGAGGTCATCATAATCACAGCAGCAGGGATAAAACTCAGCGCCGTCATTATGGCCAGCACTTGCAGCGTGACTGAATATTCCTGAGAGCCGTCCGGATTGGTTGTCACACTCAGTGCCTCAATGCCGTCAGCTAAAGCACCCGGAGCAAAGCACAACACTGTGATAAGGAGTAAAAATCGGATCATAAGTTCATTTCTTATTGTTATTTGCGCCAGACATTAAGCGGCTGAGTTCTTGAGCAAACGGGGCTGTGGGTGTCACTTCTAAGGGCGACTCTAACTGATATAAATAATTGATACTGTGTGGTGTTACGCCCAACAAGTGTTGTTTATTGTCTATTTCAATGATCAGTAATCGCTCTTTGCTGCCAAGCGGCAGACTGCGGATCACTTTAAAATCCTGGCTGTTACCCAGATTGGGGTTAAAACGTTTCACCAGCAGGGCCAGACCAATGATTGCTATCACCACAAACGCTAATGACAGGCCCATTGACAGTAATTCACTGCTGAGGCCGCCTGGTGGCTGCACTGCAGCCACGCTGGAGAATATCAAAGCACTCATTAGCGGTCTGTTAGCGAAGCTTTTTAATACGTTCAACCTGGCTGATAACGTCAGTCAGGCGAATACCGAACTTATCGTTAACAACAACCACCTCGCCATGCGCAATCAGGGTGCCATTGACCAGCACATCCAGCGGCTCACCGGCCACTCGGTCCAGTTCAACAACAGAACCCTGGTTCAACTGAAGTAAGTTCCGTATGTTGATCTTAGAGCGCCCAACTTCCATCGAAATGGTGACCGGGATGTCTAAAATCGTATCGAGTTTACGCTTTTCATCAGCGCTCAGAGAAGCGCCGCTGTCTTGCAACTCTTCCAGTTCAGCAACTTCGGCTTCAGCACCGTCCTGGTCAGCTTCCTCGGCCTCTGCGAGTGCAGCCGCCCATTCGTCCATTGTATCTTGATCATCACTCATGCACTGACTACCTTAATTAACTTCTTCATCACCAATCTAAATCCACACCTTCAGACAGATGCAGATCTTCTTCTAACTCTGCCAACTCAGCATCTGAGTCCAGCTTCTTGCCGCCCTTCGTAAACACATGAAGTTCTGACTTCACAGATTCCGGACGTTTAATCTTCTCGCTGATTTGCAGCGCCACATTGTCACGAGAACGCCCCATTTTAGCCCTAAAGGTCGGCAGTTCTTCCACAAATACTGTGATATGCTCGGGCATCTCAACAGGAATAATATCACCCGCTTTCAACTGCATGATTTGGTCAAGCGATAAGTCTACTTCGAGTAATTGTGTAGACAGCTCAACTTCAACATCCATAATTTCATCACGCAGCGCCTTACTCCAGCGCAGATCCGTGTCTTCAGTATCAGACTGAACACCCGCATCAAGCAGTTCACGAATAGGCTCAAGCATTGAATAAGGCAAGGAAATATGGAAGTCTCCTCCCCCGCCATCCAGCTCAATGTGGAATGAGCTGATCACCACAACCTCAGTTGGAGAGACTATGTTTGCCATCGCCGGGTTCACTTCCGAGTCGAGATATT
This genomic stretch from Pseudoalteromonas rubra harbors:
- the fliR gene encoding flagellar biosynthetic protein FliR, whose product is MEYPFELIIQALSDYMLPFIRISSMIMIMAGLGAQSVPTRIKLAMSVVVTVAVVPAIPQTQFTDLFSFAMVLVVMHEIIIGVSIGFASILLLNTFIVAGQILAMQTGLGFASVVDPANGLSVPAVGQFYLILATLLFFVFNGHLMMIKMVVYSFQSWPIDGSWWVVDNYWQIVTWGSWLFATALALSLAPLTAMLLINLSFGIMTRAAPQMNIFSVGFAFTMVSGLLIIWATMGNFVIQYEFQWLKMTELMCNLIGCTV
- the flhB gene encoding flagellar biosynthesis protein FlhB, which encodes MAEDSGQERTEEPTDKKISDARKKGQVARSKELGTTFVLIFSAVSLLLYGPDIAKGLYNMMGRMFTLNRNETYDTTKMFSVWGDAFSEIIFPLSMFVLIIMVAGIIGNTLLGGFNFSWQAAAPKPSKMSPMKGIKRMFGPQAAVELVKSILKFVLVAGFAILLIKVFFYEILHLSIEQIPGSIMHSLEILAWMFLALSCTMIIISAIDAPYQSYNHHKQLKMTLQEVKDEYKNSEGDPQIKARIRRTQREMSQRRMMQEVPDADVVVTNPTHYSVALKYDTEKAGAPMVIAKGVDELAMQIRKIAKGNEVPIVESPVLTRSLYHTTEVGDQIPQKLFTAVAQVLAYVFQLKKFNKGRGKRPVELKKDLPIPDELKH
- the fliP gene encoding flagellar type III secretion system pore protein FliP (The bacterial flagellar biogenesis protein FliP forms a type III secretion system (T3SS)-type pore required for flagellar assembly.); its protein translation is MIRFLLLITVLCFAPGALADGIEALSVTTNPDGSQEYSVTLQVLAIMTALSFIPAAVIMMTSFTRIIVVLAILRQAIGLQQSPSNQVLVGMSLFLTFFIMAPIFNQINDRAVQPYLNEELTSIQALEQAKEPIKAFMLSQTRIKDLETFAKIAGYDKLDSPEDTPFVVIIPAFVTSELQTAFIIGFMFFIPFLIVDLVVASVLMAMGMMMLSPMIVALPFKIMLFVLVDGWSLIMGTLARSFGLGV
- the flhA gene encoding flagellar biosynthesis protein FlhA, producing MDFKAVLQQVNRDKKEYAKGVGTPVLVLAALGMVVLPMPPFLLDILFSFNIALALVVLLVTVYTMKPLEFGMFPSVLLIATILRLALNVASTRVVLLEGHNGGDAAGKVIEAFGSVVIGGNYAVGLVVFLILIIINFVVITKGAGRISEVSARFTLDAMPGKQMAIDADLNAGFISADEARTRREEVTREADFYGSMDGASKFVKGDAIAGIVILAINIIGGLFVGMVQHDLSFGRAMEVYTLLTIGDGLVAQLPSLLLSIGTAIVVTRQNESHNMGEQMTQQLGNEKSLSIAAGILIVMGLVPGMPHVAFLGLGALIGYLAYYSHQQKIKAQEQEAEESKGGAVASQQQEQKELGWDDVQPVDVIGLEVGYRLIPLVDQSQGGELLNRIKGVRKKLSQELGFLVPPVHIRDNLELDPNAYRITLMGVGSGDGELKHGDELAINPGQVFGPINGVATKDPAFGLEAVWIKPEQKDEAHSLGYTVVDAATVVATHISQLLTNNASLLLGHEEVQNLLDMLAKSHPRLVEGLVPDILPLTTIVKVLQNLLNEGVAIRDMRSIVQTLVEYGPRSQDPDVLTAAVRISLRRLIVQDAVGGAEEIPVITLAPELEQMLHKSLQNAGDEGAGIEPGLAERLQGSLREAHQTQEMLGEPSILLTSGMLRSVLSRFVKHTIPGLRVMSYQEVPDERQIKIVSSVGQ
- the fliM gene encoding flagellar motor switch protein FliM; the protein is MSDLLSQDEIDALLHGVDEVEEEEVPDSDDGGTSNALQYDFSSQDRIVRGRMPTLEIVNERFARHMRISLFNMMRRTAEVSINGVQMLKFGEYIHTLFVPTSLNMVRFRPLKGTGLITMEARLVFILVDNFFGGDGRYHAKIEGREFTPTERRIVQMLLKIIFEDYKEAWAPVMDVSFEYLDSEVNPAMANIVSPTEVVVISSFHIELDGGGGDFHISLPYSMLEPIRELLDAGVQSDTEDTDLRWSKALRDEIMDVEVELSTQLLEVDLSLDQIMQLKAGDIIPVEMPEHITVFVEELPTFRAKMGRSRDNVALQISEKIKRPESVKSELHVFTKGGKKLDSDAELAELEEDLHLSEGVDLDW
- the fliN gene encoding flagellar motor switch protein FliN encodes the protein MSDDQDTMDEWAAALAEAEEADQDGAEAEVAELEELQDSGASLSADEKRKLDTILDIPVTISMEVGRSKINIRNLLQLNQGSVVELDRVAGEPLDVLVNGTLIAHGEVVVVNDKFGIRLTDVISQVERIKKLR
- the fliO gene encoding flagellar biosynthetic protein FliO, which translates into the protein MSALIFSSVAAVQPPGGLSSELLSMGLSLAFVVIAIIGLALLVKRFNPNLGNSQDFKVIRSLPLGSKERLLIIEIDNKQHLLGVTPHSINYLYQLESPLEVTPTAPFAQELSRLMSGANNNKK
- the fliQ gene encoding flagellar biosynthesis protein FliQ, whose amino-acid sequence is MEPEVFVDILSDSLFIVIKLVTAIVLPGLMIGLVVAVFQAATSINEQTLSFLPRLIVTIVALIFGGHWMTQVLMDFFNQLVLQIPEIAG